The genomic DNA CCCGGAGTTCCGCCTCCTTCAGGCGGAGGCCTTGAGCCCGGCGGAGATCCTCATCCTGGGTTCGGAGGCGCTTTTCCAAGCCTTCGCCTGGCGCCGGGACCTCAAGGCGCGCCCCGTGCCCCCCTTGCCCGAGGCCAGGCGGAAAAGCCCTAAGTTGCGGCGGCAAAACCGCCTGGAGCGCCTCCTTGCCCACTTCCAGGAGGCGAGGCCCAGGGTCCTCCCCCTTTCCCATCCCCCGGAGCCGGAAAGGCTTTACGGCCTCCTGGACCCCGAGGGGTTTTTCCTGGGCTATGGGCGGCTTCTGGCCTACGCCCCGGGCGAAGGGCTCTTCCTTACCCCCGCCCAGGGCGAGGTGGCCCAGGTGGTGCCCACCCGGCTAAGCCTTTCCCTCAGCGCACTACCAGGTTGAGGATCCTCCCCGGCACGTAGATCTCCTTCACCACCTGCTTGCCCTCCAGGTGGGCCTGGACGTTGGGGACCTTCTTGGCCTCCGCCAGGGCCATCTCCAGGGGGGCGTCCTTGGGGATCCGGATGGTGCCCCGCACCCTGCCGTTCACCTGCACCGCCACCTCCACCACGTCCTTCTCCAAGGCGCTTTCGTCCAGCTCGGGCCAGCCCGCCTCAAAGAGGCTATCGGGCCAGAAGCGGTGCCAAAGCTCCTCGGCGATGTGGGGGGCGAAGGGGAAGAGCATCTGCAGGTAGTAGCGGATGGCGGTGCGGTAGACCGGGGTCACGGGCCGCTTGCGGCGGTACTCGTAAAGGGCGTTGAGGAACTCCATGAGGGCGGCGATAGCGGTGTTGAAGCGAAGGGCCTCGAGGTCCTGCGTCACCTTCTTCAGGGTTTCGTGGAGCTTCCCGTAAAGCGCCTTGTCCTCCCCCTCCAGGTCCTCCTTCTGGAACTTCCCCGTGGTATGGAGAAGGGCCTCCTGGTCCTCCACCACCCGCCGCCACACCCGGTTCAGGAAGCGCCAGGCCCCCTGCACCCCCTCCTCGGTCCAGACCATCTCGTTCTCGGGCGGGGCGGCGAAGAGGATGGTGATGCGGGCGATGTCCGCCCCCTCCTCCTTCACGAAGGGCCCCACCATGACCCCGTTGCCCTTGGACTTGCTCATCACCGCGGGCTTCCAGAGGTGGAGGGTGCCGTCCTCGTGGGGCCTGAGCTCGGCCCCCATCTTCCTCACGTCCTCCAGGGAAAGCTCGTTTTCCCCAATCTCCAGCTGGATGCGGGTGGGCTCGGGGAGGCGCACCCGCTCCCCCTCCACCTCCACGGGCCCGAAGTCTGTCCAGGCCATGACCATGCCCTGGGTGAAGAGGCCCTGGAAGGGCTCCTCCACCCCCACCATGCCCAGGTCATGGAGGAACTTGGTGAAGAAGCGGCTGTAGAGAAGGTGCAAAACGGCGTGCTCCACCCCGCCGATGTACTGGTCCACCGGCATCCAGAAATCCGCCTTCTCCCGGGCGAAGGGGAGGCGCTCGTTCTTGGGGTCGGTGTAGCGGAGGTAGTACCAGGAGCTGTCAAAGAAGGTGTCCATGGTGTCGGTGTCCCGCTTGGCGGGGCCGCCGCACTTGGGGCAGGAGGTCTCGTAGAACTCGGGGTGGGCCTCCAAGGGGCTTTTCCCCTTGGGGCGGATGTCCTCCACGTCCTTGAGGTCGGGGAGGAGGACGGGAAGCTCCTCCTCGGGCACCGGCACCACGCCGCAGGTGGGGCAGTGGACCATGGGGATGGGGGTGCCCCAGTAGCGCTGGCGGCTGATGAGCCAGTCCCGCAGGCGGTAGGTGATGCGGGCCCTACCCAGGCCCTTTTCCTCCAGCCAGGCGATGACCTTCCGCTTGCCCTCCTCGCTTTCCGTGCCGTCAAAGGGGCCGGAGTTCACCATGATGCCCGGCTCCTCGTAGGCCCCCTCCAGGGGCTCGGGAAGGGGCTCGCCGGGGCGTTCAATCACCTTCCTGATGGGGAGGCCGTACTTTTTGGCGAACTCGTAGTCCCGGCTGTCGTGGGCGGGCACGGCCATGATGGCCCCGGTGCCGTAGCCGTAGAGCACGTAGTCGGCGGTCCAGATGGGGATCCGCTCCCCAGTGGCGGGGTTTAGGGCATAGGCCCCCAGGAAAACCCCCGTCTTCTCCCGCCCTTCCGCCTGGCGCTCAATCTCCGTCTTGCGCTTGGCCGCCTCCACGTAGGCCAAGACCTCCTCCCGGCGCTCGGGGGCGGCGAGCTCCAGGGCCAAGGGGTGCTCGGGGGCCAGGACCATGAAGGTGGCCCCGAAAAGAGTGTCGGGGCGGGTGGTGAAGACGGTGATCCTCTCCTCCCGGCCCTCCACGGGGAAGTGGATCTCCGCCCCTTCCGAGCGGCCGATCCAGGCCCGTTGCATGGCCTTCACCTTCTCGGGCCAGTCCAGGCCCTCGAGGTCCCGAAGGAGCCGGTCGGCGTAGGCGGTGATGCGCAGGTACCACTGCTCCAGCTCCCGCTTCTCCACCAAGGTGTCCTCGTGCCGCCAGCAACGCCCCTCCACCACCTGCTCGTTGGCGAGAACCGTCTGGCACTTGGGGCACCAGTTCACGAGGCCCTTGGCCCGGTAGGCCAGGCCCTTCTCCCACATCTTGATGAAGATCCACTGGTTCCAGCGGTAGTAGTCGGGCTCGCAGGTGGTCACCTCCCGGTCCCAGTCGTAGAGGATGCCCATGAGCTCCAGGCTTTCCTTGGCCTGGCGGATGTTCTGGTAGGTCCAGTCCCGGGGGTGGACGCCGAACTTCAAGGCGGCGTTCTCCGCCGGCAGGCCGAAGGCGTCCCAGCCCATGGGGTGGAGGACCTCGTAGCCCTGCACCCGGCGGAAGCGGGCGAGGACGTCCCCCATGGTGTAGTTCTTCAGGTGGCCCATGTGCAGGTCCCCGGAGGGGTAGGGGAACATGACGAGGACGTACTGCTTGCCCCGCTTCCCCGGCACCTCCTTGGCCTTCATGAAGCCCTTCTCTTTCCAGAAGCGTTGCCACTTGGGCTCTATGGCGTGGGGGTTGTACTTCTCCATCTTCGCCTCCTCAAAAAAACCCTTCCCCCGCAGGGAAGGGACGGCCAGGCCCCTTCCCTTTAGGGGGCTAGCCTGGCCGGACGCATGAGTCCATCCTACCCCTTTTTGCACCTTGGAGAAAAGGCGCTAGTCCTCGAGGGCCCGGGCCACCAAGGCCCCCAGGAGGAGGGAGAGGAGGACCAGGTAAAGCCCGAGGAGGGCCAGGACGAACCCCGCCAGGGGCCCGTAGAGGAGCTCGTACTGGGAGCGGGGAAGGAGCTTGGGAAGCCCAAGCCGCACCCCCTCAAAGAGGAGGGCCGCCATCCCGGCCCCGGCGCTTAAGGGGAGGAGGTCCCGTAGCCCCCGAACCCCGCGGAAAAAGGCGTAGGTGAGGAGGAAGAGGAAGAAGGCGGAAAAGAGGGGCAGAAGGACCTCCAAAGGCCCAAGAAGGCCCCGCCAAGCCGGGGGCAGGTAGCGGAGGATAAAGCCCAGGGCCAGACCCAGGAGGGAGAGGAGGATGAGGGCGAGGCCCAGGAGAAAAGGCATGAAAAGCCCTAAAAGCCGGTGGCGCACCCCGGGGGGGCGGCCGAAGACGAGGCCCAAGGCGTAGCTAAGGGCGGCGAAGAAGTTGCTCCCGGACCAGAGGAAGAGGAGGCCGCTTCCCAGGGTGAGGGGAAAGGCGCTTTGCGAAAGGAAGCGGAGGAGGTCCTCTGCGAGTTCGGGCCGGGCGGGGAAAAGGGCCAGGGTGAGCCCCCCTAAGGCCTCCTGGAGCTCCTTTTGCCAAAGGGGGTTTCCCGCCAGCAGGAGGCCGAAAACCCCCACCAAGAGGAAAAGAAGGGGCATGAGGGAGAGAAGGGCGTAGTAGGCGAGGGCGGCGGCGAAGAAGGGAACGTGGGCCTCGGTGTAAAGGTCAAAAACCCTTCGCAGCAACGCCTACTTCCTCTCCTGCCCCTCCCCCAGGGCCACCCATTTCAAGGCGGTGAGCTCCAGGGGACCCATGGGGCCGTAGGCGTGGAGCTTGGAGGTGCTGATGCCGATCTCCGCCCCCAGGCCCAGCTCAAAGCCGTCGTTGAAGCGGGTGGAGGCGTTCCAGAGAACCAAGGAGGCGTCCACCTCCTCCAGGAAGCGCCAGGCCGCCTTGGGGTCCTCCGTGCAGATGGCCTCCGTGTGCCGGGAGCCGTGGCGGGCGATGTGGGCCAAGGCCTCCTCCAGGCCCGAAACCACCTTGACCCGGAGCACGAGGTCCAGGTACTCCCGGTCCCATTCCTCCTCCCCTGCGGGCACCGCCTCCTTTAGAAGGGGAAGGGCCCGGGGACAGGCCCTAAGCTCCACCCCCTTTTCCCGCATGGCCCCCTCCAGAAGGGGCAGGAAAGCCTCCGCCACCTTCTCGTGGACCAAGACGGCCTCGAGGGCGTTGCACACCGCCGGGCGCTGGGTCTTGCCGTTCAGGGCCAGACGGAGGGCCATGGAAAGGTCCGCCTTCTCGTCCACATAGAGGTGGTTCACCCCCTTGGCGTGGGCCAGGACGGGCACCCGGGCCTCCTTCTGCACCAAGCGGATGAGCTCCTCCCCGCCCCGGGGGATGAGGAGGTCCAGAAGCTCCAAGCGGCACATCTCCAGGATGGCCTCCCGGTCCGTGGTGGGGACCAGGAGGACCGCCTCCTCCGGAAGCCCCGCCTCCCTCAGGGCCTCGTGCCATAGGCCCACCAGGGCCTGGTTGGAGCGGAAGGCCTCCTTGCCGCCCCTGAGGAGCATGGCGTTCCCCGCTTTCAGGGCCACGGCCACCGCCTCCACCGTGGCCCCGGGGCGCGCCTCGTAGATGAAGCCGATGAGGCCCAAAGGCACCCGCATCCGGCCCACCCGGAGGCCACTCGGCCGCTTGCTCAAGCCCTCAATCCGCCCCAAGGGGTCGGGAAGGGCGGCGATCTGCCTCAAGCCCTCGGTGAGGGTCTTGAGGTCCTTCTCCTTTAGGGCGAGCCGGTCCAGCTTGGCCTTGGGAAGCCCCGCCCTTTCCGCCTCCTCCAGGTCCATCCGGTTGGCCGTCAGCACCTCCGGCCAGCGCTCGGAAAGAAGCGCCGCCATGCGCAAAAGGGCCTCGTCCCGCCTCCCCTTGGCGATGAGGGGAAGCTTGGCCTTGGCCCGCTCCGCCAAATCCCTTAGACCCAGCGCCGTCATGCCTCCTCCTTTAGGGCCAGGTGGTCCCGGTGGACCACCTCCTCCGTGTAGCGGTAGCCCAAGATGGCCTCAATCTCTGCGCTTTTCCGCCCCTGGATGCGGGCGATCTCCTCGGCGGCATAGTTGGCAAGGCCCACCCCCACCTCCTCTCCCGTTTCGGCGAGGAGGCGCACCGCCTCCCCCCGGCCAAACCGCCCCCGCACCTCCTTGACCCCGGCGGGGAGGAGGCTTGCCCCCCTTTCCCGCAGGGCCCGCACCGCCCCTTGGTCCAAGACGAGCTCCCCCTTGGGGCGCACAAGGCCATAGAGCCAGGCCCGCTCCCCCCGGTAGCGCCTCTGGGCGTGGAAGTAGGTGCCGATGGGCACCCCCTCCAAGGCCTCCAAGAGGACCGAGGGCCGCCTCCCGGGCAGAAGCAGGGTGGGGATGCCCACCCGCCCCGCAAGCCGGGCGGCGAGGAGCTTGGAG from Thermus hydrothermalis includes the following:
- a CDS encoding Clp1/GlmU family protein yields the protein MLLLLGPTDVGKTTLAHRLLEKLKEAYLLDLDPGQGALPGTFTLFRYREGALTPVRRYLLGATSPAGLTARAVVGALRLARLIPRGSPAVADTDGLLDPEFRLLQAEALSPAEILILGSEALFQAFAWRRDLKARPVPPLPEARRKSPKLRRQNRLERLLAHFQEARPRVLPLSHPPEPERLYGLLDPEGFFLGYGRLLAYAPGEGLFLTPAQGEVAQVVPTRLSLSLSALPG
- a CDS encoding glutamate-5-semialdehyde dehydrogenase; the encoded protein is MTALGLRDLAERAKAKLPLIAKGRRDEALLRMAALLSERWPEVLTANRMDLEEAERAGLPKAKLDRLALKEKDLKTLTEGLRQIAALPDPLGRIEGLSKRPSGLRVGRMRVPLGLIGFIYEARPGATVEAVAVALKAGNAMLLRGGKEAFRSNQALVGLWHEALREAGLPEEAVLLVPTTDREAILEMCRLELLDLLIPRGGEELIRLVQKEARVPVLAHAKGVNHLYVDEKADLSMALRLALNGKTQRPAVCNALEAVLVHEKVAEAFLPLLEGAMREKGVELRACPRALPLLKEAVPAGEEEWDREYLDLVLRVKVVSGLEEALAHIARHGSRHTEAICTEDPKAAWRFLEEVDASLVLWNASTRFNDGFELGLGAEIGISTSKLHAYGPMGPLELTALKWVALGEGQERK
- a CDS encoding YhjD/YihY/BrkB family envelope integrity protein; this encodes MLRRVFDLYTEAHVPFFAAALAYYALLSLMPLLFLLVGVFGLLLAGNPLWQKELQEALGGLTLALFPARPELAEDLLRFLSQSAFPLTLGSGLLFLWSGSNFFAALSYALGLVFGRPPGVRHRLLGLFMPFLLGLALILLSLLGLALGFILRYLPPAWRGLLGPLEVLLPLFSAFFLFLLTYAFFRGVRGLRDLLPLSAGAGMAALLFEGVRLGLPKLLPRSQYELLYGPLAGFVLALLGLYLVLLSLLLGALVARALED
- the leuS gene encoding leucine--tRNA ligase, giving the protein MEKYNPHAIEPKWQRFWKEKGFMKAKEVPGKRGKQYVLVMFPYPSGDLHMGHLKNYTMGDVLARFRRVQGYEVLHPMGWDAFGLPAENAALKFGVHPRDWTYQNIRQAKESLELMGILYDWDREVTTCEPDYYRWNQWIFIKMWEKGLAYRAKGLVNWCPKCQTVLANEQVVEGRCWRHEDTLVEKRELEQWYLRITAYADRLLRDLEGLDWPEKVKAMQRAWIGRSEGAEIHFPVEGREERITVFTTRPDTLFGATFMVLAPEHPLALELAAPERREEVLAYVEAAKRKTEIERQAEGREKTGVFLGAYALNPATGERIPIWTADYVLYGYGTGAIMAVPAHDSRDYEFAKKYGLPIRKVIERPGEPLPEPLEGAYEEPGIMVNSGPFDGTESEEGKRKVIAWLEEKGLGRARITYRLRDWLISRQRYWGTPIPMVHCPTCGVVPVPEEELPVLLPDLKDVEDIRPKGKSPLEAHPEFYETSCPKCGGPAKRDTDTMDTFFDSSWYYLRYTDPKNERLPFAREKADFWMPVDQYIGGVEHAVLHLLYSRFFTKFLHDLGMVGVEEPFQGLFTQGMVMAWTDFGPVEVEGERVRLPEPTRIQLEIGENELSLEDVRKMGAELRPHEDGTLHLWKPAVMSKSKGNGVMVGPFVKEEGADIARITILFAAPPENEMVWTEEGVQGAWRFLNRVWRRVVEDQEALLHTTGKFQKEDLEGEDKALYGKLHETLKKVTQDLEALRFNTAIAALMEFLNALYEYRRKRPVTPVYRTAIRYYLQMLFPFAPHIAEELWHRFWPDSLFEAGWPELDESALEKDVVEVAVQVNGRVRGTIRIPKDAPLEMALAEAKKVPNVQAHLEGKQVVKEIYVPGRILNLVVR